A DNA window from Paenibacillus sp. HWE-109 contains the following coding sequences:
- a CDS encoding carbohydrate ABC transporter permease: MNKYYSTKVSIFVFSAPALILFSVFCVYPLLPEIWMSLNNHDGFRNLGFVGLDNYKDILASASFWTAHKNTYLIVGISVFLGLPLSLMFALFMDVQTPKLRRFFKTSAMLPAILSVTVVAEMWISFYEPTYGLFNSILRSIGLEAWTHSWLTEKNTVMPSIGLTFLWQYIGLNAMLFYTGIKTIPKNYYEAALIDGASFTQVCLRITIPLLQDVTKYVLILSALGSMAFYSQVRVMTAGGPGDLSRTVIYQMYYVAFETSEFGKGTAIAVVFILECLFISFLIQRFVAREKLEF; encoded by the coding sequence ATGAACAAGTACTACAGTACCAAAGTGTCCATATTTGTATTTTCCGCACCTGCGTTGATTCTGTTTAGCGTTTTCTGTGTGTATCCACTCTTGCCTGAAATTTGGATGAGTTTGAATAATCATGATGGTTTTCGAAATTTAGGGTTTGTTGGTTTGGATAATTATAAGGATATCCTAGCTTCTGCTTCTTTCTGGACAGCTCATAAGAATACGTATCTAATTGTTGGGATTTCCGTCTTTCTGGGTTTACCGCTTTCCTTAATGTTTGCTCTTTTTATGGATGTTCAAACTCCAAAGTTGCGTCGTTTTTTTAAAACGTCCGCCATGCTTCCCGCCATTTTGTCAGTTACGGTCGTCGCAGAAATGTGGATATCCTTCTATGAACCAACCTATGGGTTATTTAACAGTATTCTGAGATCCATAGGTCTTGAAGCTTGGACTCATTCCTGGCTTACTGAAAAGAACACTGTGATGCCAAGCATCGGATTGACATTTCTATGGCAATATATTGGGCTGAACGCCATGCTATTCTATACGGGAATCAAGACGATCCCCAAAAATTATTACGAAGCTGCATTAATTGATGGTGCTAGCTTTACCCAAGTCTGCTTACGAATTACGATTCCACTGCTTCAAGATGTAACGAAATACGTATTAATCTTGTCTGCGTTAGGTTCCATGGCATTCTATTCGCAAGTCCGCGTCATGACAGCCGGTGGTCCGGGAGATTTGTCCAGGACGGTTATTTACCAAATGTATTATGTGGCATTCGAAACGTCAGAATTTGGTAAAGGAACGGCTATTGCGGTTGTATTTATTCTAGAGTGCCTATTCATCTCCTTTCTGATTCAACGGTTCGTCGCCAGAGAAAAACTGGAGTTTTAA
- a CDS encoding carbohydrate ABC transporter permease — MKYLSRVFWLAIGCTFLFPLYWMITMSLKSKSEAYNNQFGIPYSWDWINYSEALSKYHFFVYFENSLIYTIGTIAITLTTGSMLAYCLSRMQWRFNSAALLYVSLGLIVPIEVVLIPLFQLIKWLHLKDSYWGLILPYSGFAIASCVLMLFAFLRSLPKELEEAACIDGTNVYQTFFRIIFPIVTPALMTQCVLLFMRIWNEFPLAFIIASKDQFRPLTVGLLSFFVSVGVSDWGLIGATMVLSSLPMIIVYMIGNEKIENALTAGAILK, encoded by the coding sequence ATGAAATACTTAAGCCGTGTATTTTGGCTAGCGATAGGCTGTACATTTCTGTTTCCCTTATACTGGATGATTACAATGTCACTTAAGTCCAAAAGCGAAGCTTATAATAATCAATTCGGCATTCCCTATTCATGGGATTGGATAAACTATAGTGAAGCGTTGTCAAAATATCATTTCTTTGTTTACTTCGAGAACAGTTTGATTTATACCATAGGGACCATTGCAATCACACTGACGACGGGGAGTATGCTTGCGTATTGCCTGAGCCGAATGCAATGGAGATTCAATTCGGCGGCACTACTCTATGTGTCCTTAGGGTTGATTGTGCCTATTGAAGTTGTATTAATTCCATTATTTCAATTAATAAAATGGTTACATCTTAAGGATAGTTATTGGGGTCTCATATTGCCGTATTCCGGATTCGCAATCGCTTCTTGTGTGCTGATGTTATTTGCCTTTCTCCGTTCACTTCCTAAGGAATTGGAGGAAGCTGCTTGTATAGATGGGACGAACGTTTATCAGACATTCTTCAGAATTATTTTTCCGATTGTCACGCCAGCGCTAATGACACAATGCGTTCTATTGTTCATGCGCATTTGGAATGAGTTTCCGCTTGCTTTCATTATAGCTTCAAAAGATCAATTCAGGCCGTTAACTGTCGGCTTGCTAAGCTTCTTCGTTAGCGTCGGTGTTTCAGACTGGGGACTTATTGGTGCAACGATGGTGCTCTCGAGTTTACCTATGATTATTGTATATATGATAGGTAATGAAAAGATTGAAAATGCATTGACGGCAGGAGCTATTTTGAAGTAA
- a CDS encoding RICIN domain-containing protein produces the protein MLLKIRSRQRRLSLQAVLLVFTMLLVCVTVPAPTSAATQAQYYVSPNGNDSNAGTLASPFKTVQHARDVVQTINGSMTGDIIVFLRGGNYPVTSSIDFGPSDSGTNGNRIIYQAYQNETPVLNGGVQVTGWSQHSGNIWKAPLTRSNKLRSLYVNDKRAVMATKTVSSAGCYGTYNVTAGTAPWAWESGSQCDGAKYSQSDFPAITSNQDDIEIETRTTWTTSIVGVRQVTVNGTNRVALFQQPGAAIAQGAYNGNFQINGSHKLMNAYEFLDTPGEFYFDKSNQTVYYYKSPSENMTTATVFAPNNLETVLNLKGSSTSNHVRNLTFSGITLLNSDWKLTNVDGSSFKQAQQGNLVNTAYAKQNFHDYTYRNLDLMPGIVKIANADGILLEKNTVKHTGADGISLINDVKDSKLIGNLISDIGGSAVNVGHPQHVYIGDYTSSNREKFSVSLESVCKNIDIKNNYMYDSAVLFNGSAAVSGYFTDTLNFQRNVIEKTPWAGISLGWGWWNFNGSSSSERPGVATTTAQNNNISYNQFIDTVQTLDDTAPIYTLGSQPNTVISNNYIKGVPSGHKYGMHPDEGSAYIAIQNNVLNINPGVTWTLNSDNFGSKHDLTFTQNYGTVNKISNYTLPNSVINDASAFSDNIWPIQAYNIALNAGLEDAYKNLVTPSRVPLQDYVLPASVFVTGTATIGIRSTGDASKSVWLAPSGTTNFAEGASMTRASGNATSITAPQTAGNYKVFVIDAQGNRSLESASLVRVNGGSYVRIRNAASGLYIDGVSSTTNGADAAQWSDNSSSNAQQWTIETSGSYVLIKNRQTGLYLDGMARTGNGVNCGQWSNSGSSNQQWTVESSGSNVRFKNRQTGLYLDGMGRTSNGSILGQWGDSSSSNQQWQIQ, from the coding sequence ATGTTGTTAAAAATTAGATCAAGGCAAAGAAGGTTGTCCTTGCAGGCGGTACTTCTCGTCTTCACTATGCTGCTTGTATGCGTTACAGTTCCGGCACCGACTTCTGCAGCGACGCAAGCCCAATATTACGTCTCGCCTAACGGCAACGACAGTAATGCGGGAACGCTTGCCTCGCCTTTCAAAACCGTGCAGCACGCGAGGGACGTAGTACAGACGATCAACGGTAGTATGACGGGCGATATCATCGTATTTCTTCGTGGCGGCAACTATCCCGTGACGAGTTCTATCGACTTCGGTCCTAGCGACTCCGGCACGAATGGAAATCGGATCATCTACCAAGCCTATCAGAACGAAACTCCAGTTCTAAACGGTGGGGTCCAAGTCACTGGCTGGTCGCAACATAGCGGAAACATATGGAAAGCACCGCTCACCCGAAGCAACAAATTGCGCTCGCTGTACGTGAATGATAAAAGAGCGGTTATGGCAACCAAAACGGTCAGTTCCGCGGGTTGTTACGGAACCTACAACGTTACTGCTGGAACAGCACCTTGGGCATGGGAATCTGGTTCGCAATGCGACGGAGCCAAATACAGTCAGAGCGACTTCCCGGCAATCACTTCCAATCAAGACGATATCGAGATCGAAACGCGGACGACGTGGACGACCTCCATTGTTGGAGTTCGCCAAGTGACGGTGAACGGCACCAATCGTGTGGCCCTTTTCCAGCAACCTGGTGCGGCGATTGCTCAGGGCGCTTACAACGGCAATTTCCAGATTAACGGAAGCCACAAGCTCATGAATGCTTATGAATTTCTGGATACACCGGGCGAGTTTTATTTTGATAAATCCAACCAAACCGTTTACTATTATAAAAGCCCTTCCGAAAACATGACGACGGCAACGGTATTTGCCCCCAACAATTTAGAAACCGTCCTTAACCTAAAGGGTAGCTCGACGAGCAATCATGTACGTAATCTTACGTTTTCGGGCATCACCCTCTTAAATTCAGATTGGAAATTGACGAATGTCGATGGCTCCTCATTTAAACAAGCACAACAAGGCAATCTTGTGAATACAGCCTATGCTAAACAAAATTTCCATGACTATACCTATCGAAATTTGGACTTGATGCCCGGTATCGTGAAAATCGCGAACGCGGATGGCATACTGCTGGAGAAAAATACTGTAAAGCACACCGGCGCTGACGGCATCTCTTTGATCAACGATGTCAAAGACTCAAAGTTGATCGGTAATTTGATTAGCGATATCGGCGGATCCGCAGTCAATGTGGGTCATCCCCAGCACGTGTATATTGGGGATTATACATCATCGAACCGAGAAAAATTTTCTGTTAGTTTAGAAAGCGTTTGCAAAAATATTGATATCAAAAATAACTATATGTATGATTCCGCGGTATTGTTCAACGGCAGCGCTGCCGTTTCAGGTTATTTTACGGATACACTTAACTTTCAACGCAACGTCATCGAAAAAACGCCTTGGGCAGGCATCTCTCTCGGGTGGGGATGGTGGAATTTTAACGGCTCTTCTAGTTCCGAACGGCCAGGCGTCGCGACCACGACGGCTCAAAACAATAACATCAGTTACAACCAATTTATCGACACTGTGCAGACATTGGACGATACCGCTCCAATCTATACGCTCGGCAGTCAGCCGAACACCGTCATCTCTAATAACTACATTAAGGGTGTGCCGTCCGGACATAAATACGGCATGCATCCAGACGAAGGCTCCGCCTACATTGCTATCCAGAATAACGTCTTGAATATCAACCCGGGGGTAACCTGGACGCTGAATTCCGATAATTTTGGCAGCAAGCACGATTTGACCTTTACTCAGAATTATGGAACCGTTAATAAAATCTCCAATTATACGCTACCAAATAGTGTCATTAATGACGCAAGCGCTTTTTCCGATAACATATGGCCGATTCAAGCCTATAACATTGCATTGAATGCCGGATTAGAGGACGCGTACAAAAATCTTGTGACACCGTCGCGTGTGCCTTTGCAAGATTATGTTCTGCCTGCTAGCGTGTTCGTAACCGGCACTGCAACAATCGGCATACGTTCTACGGGTGATGCGAGCAAATCCGTTTGGCTTGCGCCATCGGGAACGACGAATTTCGCGGAAGGTGCCTCCATGACCAGAGCGAGTGGAAACGCAACCTCCATCACTGCTCCTCAGACAGCAGGCAATTATAAAGTGTTCGTTATTGATGCTCAAGGCAACCGCTCTTTGGAATCCGCGTCGCTTGTAAGAGTGAACGGTGGTTCGTATGTCAGGATTCGCAATGCGGCTTCGGGACTTTACATCGACGGGGTAAGCTCAACCACTAACGGAGCAGATGCCGCCCAGTGGAGCGACAACAGTTCCTCCAACGCCCAACAATGGACGATCGAAACGTCGGGAAGCTACGTGTTGATTAAAAACCGGCAAACTGGATTGTATCTGGACGGCATGGCTCGGACTGGAAATGGCGTCAATTGCGGACAATGGAGTAACAGTGGCAGCAGCAATCAACAATGGACCGTGGAAAGTTCTGGAAGCAACGTTCGCTTCAAAAACCGCCAAACCGGCTTATACCTTGACGGTATGGGACGAACGAGTAACGGTTCTATCCTGGGACAGTGGGGCGACAGCAGCAGCAGTAACCAGCAGTGGCAGATTCAGTAA
- a CDS encoding sensor histidine kinase, with product MKGYKQYFNGISIKNKIFSTNILIIILSISIIALFANIVSQKAIIEKAVKNSSRELVLIDNNLQTLINTVEDYSKILATDYRLQNELYNDFLENNNLSTSHNVGGLDNLSMKKTLSEVISNIVEPNTNIKAVSVLTSNHQWVDVGFADNEFASRIFGSGPEATDHSFQPVLTGLMKFKFRYAGDDNVFAVSKTVIHKDTGKTVGLVVLYVKETVIASIYERKMNYKGGNFYILDQYGKIISSQNKANLYRDFKEATSISIPNSTQEEISFFQGNGSEKVLVSTHRLEPLEWSIVSVIPIDEITVERKEINKLIIWIGSLCLLLAFIVSYLLSRSITRPIFQLSRTMRDIRTGHLTVRSSYQSSDEIGYLNDVFNNLMDRIEELLAENVEEHKTKAEIEFKLLQTQVQPHFLYNTLETIISLIKLNMKTEAITAAKYMANFYKISLSKGNDIITLREEMQLSESYLEIQQLRYVEYMEYTMDIDEEIMSCSISKLTLQPIVENAIYHGLKRKKEKGLLRITGRRLGDEVRIEIYDNGVGIEESQIKGLLREVSDSNERTGFGVRSVHNRIRMLYGDRYGLEVESEIGSYTRVTIRLPFKPLREV from the coding sequence ATGAAAGGGTATAAGCAATATTTCAATGGGATCTCGATTAAAAACAAAATCTTCAGCACGAATATTTTGATTATTATCCTTTCGATTTCAATTATTGCGCTTTTTGCCAACATCGTCTCTCAAAAAGCAATTATCGAGAAAGCAGTCAAAAATTCGTCAAGGGAACTCGTTCTCATTGACAATAACCTGCAGACATTAATCAATACAGTCGAAGATTATTCGAAAATATTGGCAACCGATTACAGGCTGCAAAATGAACTCTATAACGATTTCTTAGAAAATAATAACTTATCGACCTCTCATAATGTGGGGGGATTAGATAATTTATCAATGAAAAAGACGCTCTCTGAAGTCATTAGCAATATTGTTGAGCCCAATACCAATATCAAAGCGGTAAGTGTTCTCACCTCGAATCATCAATGGGTCGATGTAGGCTTTGCGGATAATGAGTTTGCTTCCCGTATATTCGGATCCGGCCCAGAAGCCACCGATCATTCCTTTCAGCCTGTCTTGACAGGGTTAATGAAGTTCAAATTCCGCTATGCAGGGGATGACAACGTATTTGCTGTTTCCAAAACGGTGATCCATAAAGATACTGGAAAAACGGTTGGCTTGGTTGTTTTATACGTCAAAGAAACGGTTATCGCCTCTATTTATGAACGAAAAATGAACTACAAGGGAGGAAATTTCTATATACTCGATCAATATGGGAAAATCATCTCCTCCCAGAATAAAGCTAATTTGTACCGGGATTTCAAAGAGGCAACCTCGATATCAATTCCTAATTCGACACAAGAAGAAATAAGCTTCTTTCAAGGAAACGGGAGCGAGAAGGTGCTGGTATCTACTCACCGATTGGAACCATTAGAATGGTCGATTGTAAGTGTTATTCCAATTGATGAAATTACGGTGGAGCGCAAAGAAATTAACAAATTAATTATTTGGATCGGCTCATTATGTCTATTGCTCGCATTTATTGTTTCCTATCTGTTGTCCCGATCGATCACGAGGCCGATCTTCCAACTTTCCAGAACGATGAGAGATATTCGGACTGGCCATTTGACGGTCAGAAGTTCGTACCAATCCTCGGATGAAATCGGTTATTTAAACGATGTTTTTAATAATTTGATGGACCGTATCGAAGAACTATTGGCCGAAAATGTTGAGGAACACAAGACGAAGGCCGAGATTGAATTCAAATTGCTGCAAACGCAGGTGCAACCCCATTTCTTGTATAATACCCTTGAAACGATCATATCGCTTATTAAGCTGAATATGAAAACAGAAGCCATTACAGCAGCGAAATATATGGCTAATTTCTATAAAATTTCGTTAAGCAAAGGTAATGATATTATTACGCTTAGAGAAGAAATGCAACTATCTGAGAGCTATTTGGAAATTCAGCAATTGCGCTATGTGGAGTATATGGAATATACAATGGATATTGACGAGGAAATTATGTCGTGTTCAATTTCGAAGTTAACGCTGCAGCCGATCGTGGAAAACGCTATCTATCACGGACTTAAGAGAAAAAAGGAAAAAGGCTTATTGAGGATCACTGGGCGCCGCTTGGGTGACGAGGTGCGTATTGAAATTTACGATAACGGCGTGGGAATAGAAGAATCGCAAATAAAGGGATTATTGCGGGAAGTTTCTGACTCCAATGAAAGAACTGGCTTCGGAGTCAGAAGTGTCCATAATCGGATTAGAATGCTGTATGGGGACAGATACGGATTAGAGGTAGAAAGCGAAATAGGCTCATATACCAGAGTTACCATCCGTTTGCCCTTCAAACCATTGCGGGAGGTATGA
- a CDS encoding sugar ABC transporter substrate-binding protein, producing the protein MVKKIKRPVLAALVPVLALGLTLTGCTDSKDAASSTSSPSDSQASPAATKNDVIKPVALSVFIGGPGQQPTPDNKIYKMIKDKTGVSLKMEFLVGDLQQKMGVMIAGGDYADIMSGDDKLIAAGAFIPLEDLIEKYAPNLKKHYASVWNQIKDPASGHLYAMPAYGVYSGQVNDTAYGGPGFYLQKDVLKEMGYPTPKTLDEYFDIIAKYKAKHPDMIGFETLSFDWRKFPLLNPPEHLAGYPNDGGVIVDNGKAQIFADKDIAKTYYKKLNEINAQGLMDKEALVQNYDQYLAKIASGRVIGMFDQQWNFNDGELSLKSQGKFGSTYVGFPLLYPGATEHYRDRPVVNINRGFGISTKAKDPVQIIKFLDALMTEDWQKTLQWGIQGEDYEVKDGKFYRTPEQRAKADDNTWKLANKADAFLGGLPKMQGSYSDGNATDAGSQPQEFFESLKPQDQEVLKAYNHKTWAEFFKSPVENPIYYPAWSIDLVDGSPAKVANQKMEDLAVKYLPKAIMVKPDEFEGVWKEYVDQISKSNFKAIEDRINEQINWRIKNWSSK; encoded by the coding sequence ATGGTTAAGAAAATAAAACGACCTGTCTTAGCAGCATTGGTACCTGTTCTGGCTCTAGGATTAACGTTGACAGGATGCACCGACTCGAAGGATGCGGCAAGCAGCACCTCTTCGCCTAGCGATAGTCAGGCAAGTCCAGCAGCAACGAAAAATGACGTGATTAAGCCAGTTGCATTATCTGTGTTCATTGGTGGCCCTGGTCAACAGCCGACTCCTGACAACAAGATCTACAAGATGATTAAAGATAAAACTGGCGTTAGCCTAAAAATGGAGTTTCTTGTCGGTGACCTGCAGCAGAAGATGGGCGTTATGATTGCCGGCGGTGATTATGCGGATATTATGTCCGGGGATGATAAACTAATTGCGGCCGGTGCTTTTATTCCCCTCGAGGACCTGATTGAGAAGTACGCACCGAATTTGAAGAAGCACTATGCCTCCGTGTGGAATCAGATCAAAGATCCTGCTAGCGGTCACCTTTATGCTATGCCGGCTTACGGCGTGTACAGTGGTCAAGTTAACGATACTGCGTATGGAGGACCAGGCTTTTACCTGCAAAAGGATGTCCTGAAGGAAATGGGTTACCCAACTCCAAAAACGTTGGACGAATATTTCGATATCATTGCGAAATACAAAGCGAAACATCCAGATATGATCGGGTTCGAGACGTTGAGCTTCGACTGGAGAAAATTCCCGCTGCTTAATCCGCCAGAGCATTTAGCTGGTTACCCAAATGACGGTGGTGTTATCGTCGATAACGGGAAAGCGCAAATTTTTGCGGACAAGGATATTGCCAAGACCTATTACAAGAAGCTGAATGAGATCAATGCGCAAGGCTTGATGGATAAGGAAGCACTGGTACAGAACTACGATCAGTACTTAGCGAAAATTGCCAGTGGCCGCGTCATTGGGATGTTTGACCAGCAATGGAACTTTAACGATGGAGAACTTTCTTTGAAATCACAAGGTAAATTCGGCAGCACATACGTCGGGTTCCCGCTATTATATCCAGGCGCTACAGAGCACTACCGTGACCGTCCAGTTGTGAACATCAACCGTGGATTCGGGATTTCGACGAAAGCCAAGGATCCGGTTCAAATCATCAAATTCCTTGATGCGCTAATGACCGAAGATTGGCAGAAGACACTCCAATGGGGTATTCAAGGCGAGGATTATGAGGTGAAGGACGGGAAGTTCTACCGTACCCCTGAACAGCGTGCGAAAGCAGACGATAATACATGGAAGCTAGCGAATAAAGCGGATGCGTTCTTGGGTGGCCTGCCTAAGATGCAAGGGTCGTATAGTGACGGAAATGCAACTGATGCGGGATCACAGCCACAGGAATTTTTCGAGAGCTTGAAGCCGCAGGATCAGGAAGTGCTGAAGGCATACAACCATAAGACATGGGCAGAGTTCTTCAAATCACCTGTGGAAAATCCCATATACTACCCAGCGTGGAGTATTGATCTCGTGGATGGTTCACCAGCCAAAGTGGCCAATCAGAAGATGGAAGACCTTGCCGTCAAATATTTGCCGAAAGCTATTATGGTCAAACCGGATGAATTTGAAGGTGTATGGAAGGAATATGTGGATCAGATTTCCAAAAGCAATTTCAAAGCCATCGAAGATCGTATCAATGAACAAATTAACTGGCGTATTAAGAATTGGAGCAGCAAATAA
- a CDS encoding ABC transporter substrate-binding protein, whose translation MVRTVKVLGTSLMAGMLLVSAGCSTKNEAQPSATPGNSPTPAATAENKAGSNKKVKLRVVTITTDENRNNIMEKHIKPNVAKAFPNVEIEFEPGGGGEDMANKLKTFNAAGDMPDVFWNDAGYFTPLNNTGSIMDLTSPITKDGFLNKYAVPDALKHVDGKIYSLSSGADTYFTPVIFYHKDMFEQAGVQVPKTFDEFIEVSKKLKSKGMVPAVTPGKDGWGPKLFLLQQMIQIGDPQAMADLVSNKTDFSNPAVKAGVSRIEKMVKEGVFPEGIANLDYGPANEMFTSKKAAMYMMFTWELPNLAKDDTVDFFPFPSASDKYDPTKHVQFWGSPLNGYAVSAKTKYPEDAVKLAEFLAMADAQYFESTGAPIALKTGNTVAEPKPLMKKFINWYNPIPTKIASLALNSLDAKTSAELATQGAKLLTGQYPADKFSTDMGKIWSENTWFKK comes from the coding sequence ATGGTAAGAACAGTAAAGGTACTCGGCACTTCTCTGATGGCAGGTATGCTTCTCGTTTCAGCAGGTTGTAGTACGAAGAATGAAGCCCAACCTTCCGCAACCCCCGGAAATTCACCAACCCCGGCGGCAACGGCAGAAAACAAGGCTGGGAGTAATAAGAAGGTAAAGCTGAGAGTTGTAACGATCACAACGGACGAGAATCGCAATAACATCATGGAAAAGCATATTAAACCGAACGTTGCCAAGGCGTTTCCGAACGTAGAAATTGAATTTGAGCCGGGCGGCGGGGGCGAAGATATGGCGAATAAACTGAAAACGTTTAACGCTGCAGGTGATATGCCTGATGTATTCTGGAACGACGCAGGTTACTTTACGCCATTGAACAATACCGGCAGTATTATGGATTTAACCTCACCGATCACCAAGGACGGGTTTTTGAACAAATACGCGGTTCCTGATGCATTGAAACATGTTGACGGAAAGATTTACAGCTTGTCTTCCGGAGCGGATACCTATTTCACGCCGGTCATTTTCTACCATAAGGACATGTTCGAGCAAGCGGGCGTGCAAGTACCGAAGACATTCGACGAATTCATCGAAGTATCGAAAAAACTAAAAAGCAAAGGCATGGTACCTGCTGTTACCCCAGGCAAAGATGGATGGGGACCGAAGCTTTTCCTGCTTCAGCAGATGATCCAAATCGGTGATCCGCAAGCGATGGCAGACCTTGTGAGCAATAAGACAGACTTCAGTAATCCAGCGGTCAAGGCAGGGGTGTCTCGCATTGAGAAGATGGTTAAGGAAGGTGTCTTTCCGGAAGGTATTGCTAATCTGGATTACGGTCCAGCCAACGAAATGTTTACATCTAAGAAGGCAGCTATGTACATGATGTTTACTTGGGAGCTTCCGAATTTGGCGAAAGATGATACAGTCGATTTCTTCCCGTTCCCAAGTGCTAGCGACAAATACGACCCAACGAAGCACGTTCAGTTCTGGGGATCTCCACTGAACGGATATGCCGTTAGCGCAAAAACCAAGTATCCTGAAGATGCAGTAAAGTTGGCTGAATTTCTGGCGATGGCAGACGCTCAATATTTCGAATCTACGGGTGCCCCAATTGCCTTGAAGACAGGCAATACAGTGGCGGAACCTAAGCCGTTAATGAAGAAATTCATTAACTGGTACAATCCTATCCCTACCAAAATTGCTTCACTCGCACTTAACTCGTTGGATGCAAAAACATCGGCAGAGCTTGCGACGCAAGGGGCGAAATTGCTGACGGGACAATATCCAGCTGATAAGTTTAGTACGGATATGGGCAAGATCTGGAGTGAAAATACGTGGTTTAAAAAGTAA
- a CDS encoding response regulator transcription factor produces MLKVLIVDDEYYFRQALKISLPWEELGFQIAGEAKNGEEALSLMSEIGPDIVLVDINMPIMDGMEFIQKAKQCKQETKFIMLTGQSEFVYAKMAVQLGVFNYVLKPIDEDELTSSLLEIKNLIYKEHSVKLDYEHLKKQAKEHMPMLKERLLNEWLQGSRVIDPLSSTERLQYLGINLDAPFHMVVVADIDSQDDLVTKEDMHIRKLAVQDIAQEFIQNTYPFASCHDTNDRYVMIIGVPNASYDRMEAISEAIRKSVQATLGCTVTIGVGNGYPAFESISVSYQEALFALKHRFVLGGNQVILHSMIAESGMKVSLFSVERRIGLLMSMRIGNLTEAEEWLTTFFKDARTKNASTEMLFVAALEIVSTCLEFLDEMSQSFEHIFQDTAQTDIFQFIQQMNSFGELERWVRNLILKVIAHVHGRKQNRAVKVVDEVKSYIQSHYGNEELRIVDLAKSVHMNYNHLCYVFKKETSITINDYLTEIRITKAKGLFDQGEKIVQYVASQVGYADANYFGKCFKKYIGITPSKYVNNIQ; encoded by the coding sequence ATGTTAAAAGTGCTCATTGTCGATGATGAATACTACTTTAGACAAGCGTTGAAAATTTCATTGCCTTGGGAAGAGTTGGGTTTCCAGATCGCCGGCGAAGCGAAGAATGGAGAGGAAGCTCTATCATTGATGTCTGAGATCGGTCCGGATATCGTCTTAGTAGATATTAATATGCCCATTATGGACGGCATGGAATTTATTCAGAAAGCCAAACAATGTAAGCAGGAAACTAAATTTATCATGTTAACAGGTCAAAGCGAGTTTGTATATGCCAAAATGGCTGTGCAGCTTGGGGTTTTTAATTACGTGCTCAAGCCAATTGACGAAGATGAACTTACAAGCTCCCTACTTGAGATTAAGAATCTGATTTACAAGGAGCACTCCGTAAAGCTGGATTATGAACACTTAAAGAAGCAGGCCAAAGAGCATATGCCGATGTTGAAGGAGCGGTTATTGAATGAATGGCTGCAGGGGAGCAGAGTTATAGACCCCTTGTCTTCTACAGAACGCTTGCAGTATTTGGGCATCAATCTGGATGCTCCATTTCATATGGTGGTCGTAGCCGATATTGATTCGCAAGATGATCTTGTTACCAAAGAAGACATGCATATTCGCAAGCTGGCCGTTCAAGATATTGCCCAAGAATTTATTCAAAACACATATCCGTTTGCTAGTTGCCACGATACGAACGATCGGTATGTTATGATAATTGGCGTTCCTAACGCTTCTTACGACAGAATGGAAGCGATTAGTGAAGCAATTAGGAAGTCGGTTCAGGCGACTCTGGGATGTACCGTAACGATCGGTGTTGGCAATGGATACCCTGCCTTTGAATCGATATCCGTGTCCTACCAAGAAGCGCTATTCGCTTTGAAACATCGGTTTGTTTTAGGCGGCAATCAAGTTATACTTCATTCCATGATTGCCGAATCGGGTATGAAGGTCAGTCTATTCTCCGTAGAAAGGAGAATCGGACTGTTGATGAGTATGCGAATTGGTAATCTCACTGAGGCAGAAGAGTGGCTCACGACTTTTTTCAAGGATGCTCGTACCAAGAACGCTTCCACGGAAATGCTGTTTGTTGCCGCACTTGAAATCGTATCCACTTGTTTGGAGTTTTTGGATGAGATGTCTCAAAGCTTCGAACATATATTTCAGGATACGGCTCAAACTGATATATTTCAGTTCATTCAACAGATGAACTCTTTTGGCGAACTGGAGAGATGGGTTCGTAACCTGATTCTCAAAGTGATTGCACATGTACATGGCAGGAAGCAAAATAGAGCGGTCAAAGTCGTGGACGAGGTAAAATCGTATATTCAAAGTCATTATGGAAATGAAGAACTACGTATCGTAGATCTCGCAAAGAGTGTCCATATGAACTACAATCATCTCTGTTATGTGTTTAAAAAAGAAACCTCCATTACAATTAACGACTATTTGACCGAAATACGCATCACGAAAGCAAAGGGACTTTTCGATCAAGGAGAGAAGATCGTACAATACGTCGCAAGTCAGGTCGGGTATGCAGATGCCAATTATTTCGGTAAATGCTTTAAGAAGTATATTGGAATTACCCCCAGTAAGTACGTTAACAATATCCAATAG